In Denticeps clupeoides chromosome 1, fDenClu1.1, whole genome shotgun sequence, a single window of DNA contains:
- the LOC114785387 gene encoding nuclear factor 7, ovary, translating to MKGILKDKTQRINRRLNLEGATQSNSIGAVRWNVPEEDFKAHSSVPNSPFKNVDTSTRSQQRQRQQSLKDLRSLDECVQFIHHWKEQVAQVCKKGNIAGEVTNRPGPSEAQKVDPRTERSLEESRKLILQWASELDSVEMLSKNSSWMRERFEQGQSEAREFEEDQKELLEQRAMEWAKEILTISENCGMLGEELGQTLRLVGLRKKRLVSLMPLLEFITWSLLKEDSKGVIPQLWLSAKQRTWTAGTLRYIPNSVWSWICNAAADVTLDPMTNHPWLNLSQDHKKVQEGISEAEVPFSPQRFDSWPCVLGWEGFISGRHYWEVDLANNGYWRVGVTTATSQRHGRFPMCPSKGYWTLWRSTRQFYACTQPETALPLTLVPRKLGIYLDYEEGQISFYNAENKSHIYTFMGHFREKLYPFFAPLDGRTLMTLTSPTMATVL from the exons ATGAAGGGCATTCTGAAAGACAAAACGCAGA GGATAAACCGCAGGCTGAATCTGGAGGGGGCAACCCAGAGCAACTCCATCGGGGCGGTTCGCTGGAACGTTCCAGAGGAAGACTTCAAGGCCCACAGTTCCGTTCCCAACAGCCCATTCAAGAACGTCGATACCTCGACCCGTTCTCAG CAAAGGCAGCGTCAGCAGAGTCTGAAGGACCTTCGCAGCTTGGACGAGTGTGTCCAGTTCATCCATCACTGGAAGGAACAGGTGGCCCAGGTCTGCAAG aaagGTAACATTGCAGGAGAAGTCACAAACAGACCCGGCCCATCTGAGGCTCAGAAGGTGGACCCTCGCACCGAGCGCAGTCTGGAGGAGAGCCGCAAGCTCATCCTGCAGTGGGCCAGCGAGCTCGACAGCGTGGAAATG TTGTCCAAAAACAGCTCGTGGATGAGAGAACGTTTTGAGCAGGGCCAGTCGGAGGCCAGGGAGTTCGAGGAGGACCAGAAAGAACTCCTTGAGCAGAGGGCTATGGAGTGGGCCAAGGAGATCCTGACTATTTCCGAG AACTGTGGCATGTTGGGAGAAGAGCTTGGCCAGACTCTGAGGCTCGTCGGTTTGAGGAAGAAGAGGCTGGTCAGCCTGATGCCCCTGCTGGAGTTCATCACCTGGTCTCTGCTCAAAGAGGACAGCAAG GGCGTGATCCCGCAGCTGTGGCTCTCCGCTAAGCAGCGCACGTGGACAGCAG GCACTCTGAGGTACATCCCCAATTCAG TGTGGAGCTGGATCTGCAACGCAGCCG CCGACGTGACCCTTGACCCCATGACCAACCACCCGTGGCTGAACCTGTCCCAGGACCACAAGAAGGTGCAGGAGGGCATCAGTGAGGCCGAAGTGCCCTTCAGCCCCCAGCGTTTCGACAGCTGGCCCTGCGTGTTGGGCTGGGAGGGCTTCATAAGCGGACGCCACTACTGGGAGGTGGACCTGGCCAACAACGGCTACTGGAGGGTGGGAGTGACCACCGCCACGTCCCAGCGACATGGCCGCTTTCCCATGTGCCCTTCCAAAGGCTACTGGACCCTATGGAGGAGTACCCGGCAGTTCTACGCCTGCACACAGCCTGAGACGGCGCTACCACTCACCCTGGTACCCCGCAAGCTGGGCATCTACCTGGACTACGAGGAGGGCCAGATCTCCTTCTACAATGCCGAGAACAAATCACACATCTACACCTTCATGGGCCACTTCCGCGAAAAACTTTACCCCTTCTTCGCCCCCCTGGACGGACGCACTCTCATGACGCTCACCTCGCCCACCATGGCCACCGTGCTGTGA
- the capgb gene encoding capping protein (actin filament), gelsolin-like b: protein MLPFQPAPGQFGPEIREPGLWCWRVEKMKAVPLNSSEQGAFFNGDSYLVLENRGDQGADLHMWIGEKSSRDEQVACAMLATQLDNFLSGDPVQHRQVQGYESPEFMKLFPRGVTYKEGGVESGFRKAQSGSGPVQRLYQIKGKRNIRAKEVELSWASFNKGDCFILDLGDNIVSWVGSQANIFEKQKVREIATLIRDTERHGKAQIANIAEGEETPEMLQVLGPMPALKESTPEDDSQADASNTASLYKVSDATGSMKLTKVSDKNPFAKDLLVRDDCFILDNGANGKIFVWKGSGANAEEKREALKMADDFIQKMNYPKMKTQVEILPQGRETVIFKQFFQNWN from the exons aTGCTCCCCTTCCAGCCAGCACCGGGTCAGTTCGGCCCAGAGATCCGTGAACCCGGTCTGTGGTGCTGGCGGGTGGAAAAGATGAAGGCGGTGCCACTGAACTCATCCGAACAGGGCGCGTTCTTCAACGGAGACTCCTATCTGGTGCTGGAGAACCGGGGTGATCAGGGTGCAGACCTGCATATGTGGATTG GTGAGAAGTCCTCTCGTGATGAGCAAGTGGCCTGTGCCATGTTGGCTACCCAGCTGGACAACTTCCTAAGCGGTGACCCTGTCCAGCACCGGCAGGTCCAGGGGTACGAGTCGCCAGAGTTCATGAAGCTGTTTCCCAGGGGAGTCACCTACAAG GAAGGGGGAGTCGAGTCTGGTTTCAGAAAAGCCCAATCAGGATCTGGTCCTGTTCAGAGGTTGTATCAGATCAAAGGCAAGCGCAACATTCGGGCCAAGGAGGTGGAGCTGAGCTGGGCCAGCTTCAACAAGGGAGACTGCTTCATCCTGGACCTGGGAGAT AACATAGTATCCTGGGTCGGCTCACAGGCCAACATTTTCGAGAAGCAGAAAGTGCGGGAGATCGCCACGCTCATCCGGGACACGGAGCGACACGGCAAGGCCCAGATCGCCAACATCGCCGAGGGAGAGGAGACGCCGGAGATGCTGCAG GTTCTGGGTCCAATGCCAGCGCTGAAAGAAAGCACCCCGGAGGACGACAGCCAAGCCGACGCCTCTAATACAGCTTCCCTCTATAAG GTTTCGGACGCTACAGGGTCGATGAAACTCACCAAAGTGTCTGACAAAAATCCATTTGCCAAGGATCTCCTGGTGCGCGATGACTGCTTCATTCTCGACAATGGAGCCAATGGAAAGATCTTTGTCTGGAAAG GGAGTGGAGCCAATGCAGAAGAGAAAAGGGAAGCCCTGAAGATGGCCGATGACTTCATTCAGAAAATGAACTACCCCAAAATGAAAACTCAG GTGGAGATTCTGCCCCAAGGCCGAGAGACTGTTATCTTCAAGCAGTTCTTTCAAAACTGGAACTGA
- the polr2a gene encoding LOW QUALITY PROTEIN: DNA-directed RNA polymerase II subunit RPB1 (The sequence of the model RefSeq protein was modified relative to this genomic sequence to represent the inferred CDS: inserted 1 base in 1 codon), with amino-acid sequence MHGPPSSDSACPLRLIKRVQFGIISPDELKKMSVTEGGIKYPETTEGGRPKLGGLMDPRQGVIERSGRCQTCAGNMTECPGHFGHIELAKPVFHVGFISKIMKVLRCVCFFCSRLLVDANNPKIKDILAKSKGQPRKRLTHVYDLCKGKNICEGGEEMDNKFGVEQQETEEDITKEKGHGGCGRYQPRIRRSGLELYAEWKHVNEDSQEKKILLSPERVLEIFKRISDEEDLILGMDPKYARPEWMIVTVLPVPPLAVRPAVVMQGSARNQDDLTHKLADIVKINNQLRRNEQSGAAAHVIAEDVKLLQFHVATMVDNELPGLPRAMQKSGRPLKSIKQRLKGKEGRVRGNLMGKRVDFSARTVITPDPNLQIDQVGVPRSIAANMTFPEIVTPFNIDRLQELVRRGNSQYPGAKYIIRDNGDRIDLRFHPKPSDLHLQIGYKVERHMCDGDIIIFNRQPTLHKMSMMGHRVRILPWSTFRLNLSVTTPYNADFDGDEMNLHLPQSLETRAEIQELAMVPRMIVTPQSNRPVMGIVQDTLTAVRKFTKRDVFLERGEVMNLLMFLSTWDGKVPQPAILKPRPLWTGKQVFSLIIPGHINAIRTHSTHPDEEDSGPYKHISPGDTKVIVENGELIMGILCKKSLGTSAGSLVHISYLEMGHDVTRLFYSNIQTVVNNWLLIEGHSIGIGDSIADAKTYLDIQNTIKKAKQDVIEVIEKAHNNELEPTPGNTLRQTFENQVNRILNDARDKTGSSAQKSLSEYNNFKSMVVAGSKGSKINISQVIAVVGQQNVEGKRIPFGFKHRTLPHFIKDDYGPESRGFVENSYLAGLTPTEFFFHAMGGREGLIDTAVKTAETGYIQRRLIKSMESVMVKYDGTVRNSINQVVQLRYGEDGLAGEAVEFQNMATLKPSNKAFEKKFRFDFANERALRRTLQEDVVKDVMTNAHVQSALEREFEKMRDDREILRAIFPTGDSKVVLPCNLARMIWNAQKIFRINTRTPTDLSPLRVVEGVQELSKKLVIVNGDDPLSRQAQQNATLLFNIHLRSTLCSRRMTEEFRLSAEAFEWLLGEIETKFNQSIAHPGEMVGALAAQSLGEPATQMTLNTFHYAGVSAKNVTLGVPRLKELINISKRPKTPSLTVFLLGQAARDAERAKDILCRLEHTTLRKVTANTAIYYDPNPQNTVVTEDQEWVNVYYEMPDFDVTRISPWLLRIELDRKHMTDRKLTMEQIAEKINAGFGDDLNCIFNDDNAEKLVLRIRIMNSDENKFQEDEEVVDKMDDDVFLRCIESNMLTDMTLQGIEQISKVYMHLPQTDNKKKIIITEDGEFKALQEWILETDGVSLMRVLSEKDVDPVRTTSNDIVEIFTVLGIEAVRKALERELYHVISFDGSYVNYRHLALLCDTMTCRGHLMAITRHGINRQDTGPLMKCSFEETVDVLMEASSHGECDPMKGVSENIMLGQLAPAGTGCFDLLLDAEKCKYGMEIPTNIPGISVAGPTGMFFGSAPSPMSGMSPAMTPWNTGATPAYGAWSPSIGSGMTPGAAGFSPSAASDTSGFSPGYSPAWSPTPGSPGSPGPASPYIPSPGGAMSPNYSPTSPAYEPRSPGGYTPQSPGYSPTSPSYSPTSPSYSPTSPNYSPTSPSYSPTSPSYSPTSPSYSPTSPSYSPTSPSYSPTSPSYSPTSPSYSPTSPSYSPTSPSYSPTSPSYSPTSPSYSPTSPSYSPTSPSYSPTSPSYSPTSPSYSPTSPSYSPTSPNYTPTSPSYSPTSPSYSPTSPSYSPTSPNYTPTSPNYSPTSPSYSPTSPSYSPSXPRYTPQSPTYTPSSPSYSPSSPSYSPTSPKYTPTSPSYSPSSPEYTPTSPKYSPTSPKYSPTSPKYSPTSPTYSPTTPKYSPTSPTYSPTSPTYTPTSPKYSPTSPTYSPTSPKYSPTSPTYSPTSPKGSTYSPTSPGYSPTSPTYSLTSPAISPDDSDEENN; translated from the exons ATGCACGGACCGCCCTCCAGCGACAGCGCATGCCCATTGCGCCTCATCAAGAGAGTGCAATTCGGCATCATCAGTCCAGATGAGCTT AAAAAGATGTCAGTCACCGAAGGGGGAATCAAGTACCCCGAAACCACAGAGGGAGGTCGCCCTAAGCTCGGGGGACTTATGGACCCTAGGCAAGGGGTCATTGAGCGGTCAGGCCGGTGTCAAACATGTGCAG GTAACATGACTGAGTGCCCAGGCCACTTTGGACACATTGAGTTGGCCAAGCCTGTCTTTCACGTTGGCTTCATTTCTAAGATCATGAAGGTCCTTCGCTGTGTCTGCTTCTTTTGTTCCAGACTTCTGGTGGATGCT aaTAACCCAAAAATAAAGGACATTCTGGCCAAGTCAAAGGGTCAGCCCAGGAAACGCCTTACCCACGTCTATGACTTGTGTAAAGGAAAGAACATCTGTGAGGGCGGTGAGGAGATGGACAACAAGTTTGGTGTGGAGCAGCAAGAGACTGAGGAGGACATTACAAAGGAGAAG GGTCACGGTGGCTGTGGGCGTTACCAGCCACGCATCCGTCGTTCAGGCCTGGAGCTGTACGCTGAATGGAAGCATGTGAACGAAGACTCTCAGGAGAAGAAGATTCTCCTGAGCCCCGAACGGGTGCTTGAGATCTTCAAGCGTATTTCCGATGAGGAGGATCTCATCCTGGGCATGGACCCAAAGTACGCTCGGCCAGAGTGGATGATTGTCACTGTGCTGCCAGTTCCCCCTCTCGCTGTCCGACCTGCAGTTGTCATGCAGGGCTCTGCCCGGAATCAG GATGACCTGACTCATAAATTGGCTGACATTGTGAAAATCAACAACCAGCTGAGGAGAAATGAGCAGAGTGGCGCTGCAGCTCACGTCATTGCAGAGGATGTGAAGCTGCTCCAGTTCCACGTCGCCACCATGGTGGACAACGAGCTACCGGGCCTTCCCAGA GCGATGCAAAAATCGGGGCGCCCCCTGAAATCAATCAAGCAGCGTCTGAAGGGTAAAGAGGGCCGTGTCCGTGGCAATCTGATGGGGAAGCGTGTGGACTTCTCCGCCCGAACTGTCATCACCCCTGACCCCAACTTGCAAATTGACCAGGTGGGGGTCCCTCGTTCCATTGCTGCCAACATGACGTTCCCTGAGATTGTCACGCCTTTCAACATTGACAG GTTGCAAGAACTGGTGAGGAGAGGCAACAGCCAGTATCCTGGAGCCAAATACATCATCCGTGACAATGGTGACCGTATCGACCTGCGGTTTCACCCTAAGCCAAGCGACCTTCACCTCCAGATTGGCTATAAG GTGGAACGGCATATGTGCGATGgtgacatcatcatcttcaaCAGACAGCCCACGCTGCATAAAATGTCCATGATGGGTCACAGAGTACGAATCCTGCCCTGGTCCACCTTCAGGTTAAATCTCAG TGTAACCACCCCCTATAACGCTGACTTTGACGGGGACGAGATGAACCTGCACCTTCCCCAGTCTCTGGAAACCAGAGCTGAAATCCAGGAACTGGCCATGGTGCCACGTATGATAGTCACGCCCCAGTCCAACAGACCCGTCATGGGCATTGTGCAGGACACCCTCACTGCTGTTCGCAAGTTCACCAAGAGGGACGTCTTCTTAGAGCGG GGGGAGGTGATGAACCTGCTCATGTTCCTCTCCACCTGGGATGGAAAAGTGCCTCAGCCGGCCATCCTGAAGCCTCGTCCACTATGGACGGGGAAGCAGGTTTTCAGCCTCATCATCCCAGGCCACATCAACGCCATCCGCACCCACAGCACCCATCCAGACGAGGAGGACAGTGGGCCATACAAGCACATCTCACCTGGGGACACCAAG GTGATTGTGGAGAATGGTGAGCTTATCATGGGCATCCTCTGTAAGAAGTCCCTGGGAACATCAGCTGGCTCCCTTGTCCATATCTCCTACCTTGAGATGGGTCATGACGTCACACGTCTCTTTTACTCCAACATCCAGACTGTGGTCAACAATTGGCTGCTCATTGAGG gtCATTCAATTGGTATTGGTGACTCCATTGCTGATGCAAAGACCTACCTTGACATTCAGAACACTATAAAGAAGGCCAAACAGGATGTGATAGAG GTCATTGAGAAGGCACACAACAACGAGCTGGAGCCCACACCAGGTAACACGCTCAGGCAGACCTTCGAGAACCAGGTGAACCGCATCCTGAACGACGCCCGAGACAAAACTGGTTCCTCTGCTCAGAAGTCTCTCTCAGAATATAACAACTTCAAGTCCATGGTGGTGGCAGGGTCCAAAGGGTccaaaattaacatttcacaG GTCATTGCTGTGGTGGGTCAGCAGAACGTTGAGGGTAAACGAATCCCATTTGGCTTTAAGCACCGCACACTGCCCCACTTTATCAAAGACGATTATGGTCCTGAGAGTAGAGGCTTTGTGGAGAACTCCTACCTGGCCGGACTCACACCAACAGAGTTCTTTTTCCATGCCATGGGTGGAAGAGAGGGACTGATCGACACGGCTGTCAAAACGGCCGAGACGG GGTACATCCAACGTCGTCTGATCAAGTCTATGGAGTCGGTCATGGTGAAGTACGACGGCACCGTGAGGAACTCCATTAACCAGGTCGTGCAGTTGCGTTACGGAGAGGACGGCTTGGCGGGTGAGGCTGTCGAGTTCCAGAACATGGCAACACTGAAGCCCTCCAACAAGGCCTTCGAGAAAAA GTTCAGATTTGACTTTGCCAATGAGAGGGCGCTGCGGCGTACGCTacaggaggacgtggtgaaggatgTGATGACCAATGCGCATGTGCAGAGTGCCCTGGAGAGGGAGTTTGAGAAGATGAGGGACGACAGAGAGATCTTGCGGGCCATCTTCCCAACTGGGGACAGCAAG GTGGTGCTGCCGTGTAACCTGGCCAGAATGATCTGGAACGCTCAGAAGATTTTTCGAATAAACACTCGGACCCCCACTGATCTCAGCCCCCTGCGGGTTGTAGAAG GTGTTCAAGAGTTAAGTAAAAAGCTGGTCATCGTCAATGGCGACGACCCCCTGAGCAGACAGGCCCAGCAGAACGCCACCCTCCTTTTCAACATCCACCTACGCTCCACCCTGTGTTCAAGACGCATGACTGAGGAGTTCCGGCTCAGCGCTGAGGCCTTTGAATGGCTGCTGGGAGAGATTGAGACCAAATTCAACCAATCCATT GCCCATCCCGGTGAGATGGTTGGTGCTTTGGCTGCCCAGTCTCTGGGTGAGCCCGCCACCCAAATGACCCTCAACACTTTCCACTATGCCGGTGTGTCAGCCAAGAATGTCACACTGGGTGTGCCTCGACTCAAGGAGCTCATCAACATCTCAAAGCGGCCCAAGACCCCCTCCCTTACGGTCTTCTTACTAGGCCAGGCGGCTCGAGACGCGGAAAGAGCCAAAGACATCCTGTGCCGCCTGGAGCACACCACCCTGCGCAAGGTGACTGCCAACACCGCCATCTACTATGACCCCAACCCCCAGAACACGGTGGTGACTGAGGACCAGGAGTGGGTGAACGTCTACTATGAGATGCCTGACTTTGACGTGACCCGAATCTCGCCCTGGCTGCTGCGCATTGAGTTGGACCGCAAGCACATGACCGACCGCAAGCTGACCATGGAGCAGATCGCAGAGAAGATCAATGCAG GTTTCGGAGACGACCTGAACTGTATCTTCAATGACGACAACGCAGAGAAGCTGGTTCTGCGAATCCGCATCATGAACAGCGACGAGAACAAGTTCCAAGAG GACGAGGAGGTGGTGGATAAGATGGATGACGATGTGTTCTTGAGATGCATCGAGTCCAACATGCTGACAGACATGACTTTACAGGGCATTGAGCAGATCAGCAAG GTATACATGCATCTCCCGCAGACTGACAACAAGAAAAAGATCATCATCACAGAGGACGGGGAGTTTAAGGCACTGCAGGAGTGGATCCTTGAGACTGATGGTGTCAGCCTAATGAGGGTTCTGAGTGAGAAGGATGTGGACCCTGTCAGGACCACATCCAACGACATTGTGGAGATCTTTACC GTGTTGGGCATTGAGGCAGTGAGGAAGGCGCTGGAAAGGGAGTTGTACCATGTGATCTCCTTCGACGGCTCCTACGTAAACTACCGGCATTTGGCCCTGCTGTGCGACACCATGACATGCAGAGGGCATCTCATGGCCATCACCCGCCACGGCATTAACAGGCAGGACACCGGCCCGCTCATGAAGTGCTCCTTTGAGGAGACG GTGGACGTCTTGATGGAGGCGTCCTCCCATGGAGAGTGTGACCCGATGAAGGGGGTGTCTGAGAACATCATGCTGGGGCAGTTGGCTCCTGCTGGCACTGGCTGCTTCGACCTGTTACTGGACGCCGAAAAGTGCAAATACGGCATGGAGATACCCACCAACATACCCGGCATCAGCGTGGCTGGAC CGACAGGCATGTTTTTCGGTTCTGCCCCGAGCCCCATGAGTGGCATGTCACCAGCGATGACTCCATGGAACACTGGGGCCACTCCAGCGTATGGTGCCTGGTCACCCAGCATTG GAAGTGGAATGACGCCTGGAGCTGCTGGCTTTTCTCCCAGTGCTGCCTCTGACACCAGCGGCTTTTCTCCAGGCTACTCTCCTGCCTGGTCTCCCACGCCGGGATCTCCCGGCTCTCCTGGGCCAGCTAGCCCCTACATCCCTTCACCTG GTGGTGCCATGTCTCCAAATTACTCTCCAACCTCCCCTGCCTACGAGCCTCGCTCTCCTGGTGGCTACACCCCCCAGAGCCCAGGCTACTCTCCAACATCACCCTCCTACTCCCCCACTTCTCCATCCTACTCTCCCACCAGCCCAAACTACAGCCCCACCTCCCCTTCTTATTCCCCCACATCTCCATCATACAGCCCCACCTCCCCGTCCTACTCGCCCACGTCTCCCAGCTACTCGCCCACGTCTCCGTCCTACTCCCCGACTTCTCCATCATACTCGCCAACCTCGCCCTCCTACTCCCCGACTTCACCAAGCTACAGCCCCACCTCCCCCAGCTACAGTCCTACATCGCCCAGTTACAGCCCTACGTCCCCTTCGTATTCCCCCACGTCTCCCAGCTACTCGCCTACGTCACCATCTTACTCACCGACTTCTCCATCTTACTCTCCAACCTCACCTTCCTACTCCCCAACTTCACCAAGCTATAGCCCCACGTCTCCTAACTACACCCCAACCTCACCAAGCTACTCGCCAACATCTCCATCCTACAGCCCCACGTCTCCATCCTACAGTCCCACCTCCCCTAACTACACCCCGACGTCACCAAACTACTCTCCAACATCACCCTCCTATTCCCCAACCTCTCCTTCTTACTCACCCT AGCCCCGGTACACACCTCAGTCCCCAACCTACACCCCCAGTTCTCCATCCTACAGCCCCAGCTCTCCATCGTACTCTCCCACATCTCCCAAATACACCCCAACTTCCCCTTCCTACAGCCCCAGCTCTCCGGAGTACACCCCAACGTCGCCCAAGTACTCCCCAACGTCACCAAAGTATTCGCCTACTTCACCGAAATACAGCCCCACTTCACCCACCTACTCTCCGACCACGCCCAAATACTCCCCCACCTCTCCCACCTACTCCCCCACCTCTCCCACCTACACCCCAACAAGCCCCAAATACTCCCCAACGTCCCCCACCTACTCCCCAACCTCTCCCAAGTACTCCCCCACCTCTCCAACATACTCGCCCACTAGCCCCAAGGGCTCCACCTACAGCCCCACCTCTCCAGGATATAGCCCCACCTCCCCCACCTACAGCCTCACCAGCCCGGCCATCAGCCCCGACGACAGCGACGAAGAAAACAACTGA